The following are encoded together in the Daucus carota subsp. sativus chromosome 5, DH1 v3.0, whole genome shotgun sequence genome:
- the LOC108192583 gene encoding uncharacterized protein LOC108192583, which translates to MFDYPRRDADESKSRPRNHTYADPYLGWKIGKESEKYENDTKLNGGVIEFRTTHEHGICSPPLWENQGPAIESDKLQYSLNLSPTSRRETVNRGRLELMEMVKAMPESSYELSLKDLVENFQGPEQPGGIQESAKKKKKKINNKAKKKSGNMNENNKGMFLKMVELPFGGGASRKKKVKNPYARVVLKTEDEGGFDDKEWWNKIRRWSVSDQGGSSGSGGSSRDSIGSTRSKSTRDKNGCFSGFQLRKTKSAKCI; encoded by the exons ATGTTTGACTATCCGAGAAGAGACGCGGATGAGAGCAAGTCCAGACCCAGAAACCACACTTACGCTGATCCGTATTTGGGTTGGAAAATCGGAAAAGAAAGTGAAAAGTACGAGAACGATACGAAACTCAACGGCGGAGTGATCGAATTCAGGACGACACATGAGCATGGTATTTGTTCACCACCCTTGTGGGAGAACCAAGGTCCCGCCATCGAATCCGATAAGCTGCAATATTCCCTGAATCTCTCTCCAACATCGAGACGCGAAACGGTGAATAGAGGCAGGTTGGAGCTGATGGAGATGGTTAAGGCCATGCCGGAATCATCCTACGAGCTTTCACTAAAAGATCTCGTGGAGAACTTCCAAGGACCGGAGCAACCGGGTGGTATCCAAGAAAGCgcgaagaagaagaaaaagaagattaaTAACAAGGCGAAAAAGAAAAGCGGCAAtatgaatgaaaataataaGGGCATGTTTCTGAAGATGGTGGAGCTCCCGTTTGGAGGAGGAGCGAGTAGGAAAAAGAAGGTTAAGAATCCTTATGCGAGAGTTGTGTTGAAGACAGAGGATGAGGGAGGCTTCGACGACAAGGAGTGGTGGAACAAAATTAGACGGTGGTCCGTTTCCGACCAAGGTGGAAGCAGCGGCAGCGGAGGTAGTAGCCGTGACAGTATTGGAAGCACGAGGAGTAAGAGTACAAG GGACAAGAATGGCTGCTTTTCTGGTTTTCAGTTGAGGAAGACCAAATCAGCCAAGTGTATATAA